Proteins from a genomic interval of Lycium ferocissimum isolate CSIRO_LF1 chromosome 2, AGI_CSIRO_Lferr_CH_V1, whole genome shotgun sequence:
- the LOC132046585 gene encoding G-box-binding factor 1-like, whose translation LSTPLLNYSRGYPHTQSIDPMGAGEEASTQETPTAPTYPDWSSSMQAYYSAGATPPFFASPVASPAPHPYLWGGQHPVMPPYGTPVPYPALYPPAGVYAHPNMATQTPNTAQANPESDGKGPEGKDRNSSKKLKASSGGKAGDSGKVTSGSGNDGATQSDESRSEGTSDTNDENDNHEFAANKKGSFDQMLADGASAQNNPATANYPTSMHGNPVTVPVTNLNVGMDVWNASSGAIKVQPNATGQVIGHEGRMNDQWIQDERELKRQKRKQSNRESARRSRLRKQV comes from the exons TTGAGTACGCCACTTCTGAATTATTCACGTGGATATCCGCATACACAATCGATTGACCCAATGGGAGCTGGGGAAGAGGCTTCAACTCAG GAGACACCAACCGCACCTACATATCCTGATTGGTCAAGCTCTATGCAG GCTTATTATAGTGCTGGAGCTACTCCTCCCTTCTTTGCTTCACCTGTTGCGTCTCCTGCTCCCCACCCATACTTGTGGGGAGGTCAG CACCCTGTTATGCCTCCTTATGGGACTCCAGTCCCATATCCAGCTTTATATCCTCCTGCCGGAGTTTATGCTCATCCTAACATGGCCACG CAGACTCCAAATACTGCGCAGGCAAATCCTGAATCAGATGGTAAGGGGCCTGAAGGAAAGGATCGGAATTCGAGCAAAAAGTTAAAAGCCAGTTCTGGTGGCAAGGCAGGCGACAGTGGGAAAGTTACTTCGGGTTCTGGAAATGATGGTGCCACACAAAG TGATGAAAGCAGAAGTGAAGGTACATCGGAtacaaatgatgaaaatgataaccAT GAATTTGCTGCAAACAAGAAGGGAAGCTTTGATCAGATGCTTGCAGATG GAGCCAGTGCACAGAATAATCCTGCAACAGCGAATTACCCGACTTCTATGCATGGAAATCCTGTCACTGTGCCTGTAACTAACCTAAATGTTGGAATGGATGTGTGGAATGCATCATCTGGAGCGATCAAAGTACAGCCAAATGCGACTGGTCAAGTTATAGGTCATGAAGGAAGGATGAATGATCAGTGGATTCAG GACGAGCGTGAACTTAAAAGGCAAAAGAGAAAGCAATCTAATAGGGAGTCAGCTAGGAGGTCAAGGCTACGCAAGCAGGTATGA
- the LOC132046584 gene encoding zinc finger protein GAI-ASSOCIATED FACTOR 1-like, with protein MPVDPDNSSAMNDSTGSGEASVSSSGNQTVPQNESGKKKRNLPGMPDPNAEVIALSPKTLLATNRFVCEICSKGFQRDQNLQLHRRGHNLPWKLRQRSSNEVKKRVYVCPETTCVHHDPSRALGDLTGIKKHFCRKHGEKKWRCDKCSKKYAVQSDLKAHSKICGTREYKCDCGTLFSRRDSFITHRAFCDALAQESAKVLPEKHPNANEEPNKRVVASASPPSTPPARSPATESQPPPPPPPAALLPPAAPKPLITPAIPPSTSVMSFVSSVQNPELRENPNPNSAGTATKQVIEETAAVASSSSSCSNVSTTSNSVFGSLFASSTASGSLPSQAPGFPDMFRAMAPEMAPPSSTEPISLCLAMSHGSSIFRQAGQERRQYAPAPQPAMSATALLQKAAQMGAAATSSSLLRGFGVMSSNASSSNGQQEWSGRPIDTDAGLGLGLPCDAGSGLKELMLGTPSVFGPKHPTLDLLGLGMAASVGPTPGLSALIMGSNLDMATAAGSFGSGDFSGKDLGRNS; from the exons ATGCCAGTCGACCCAGATAACTCATCAGCCATGAATGATTCTACAGGTTCAGGTGAAGCAAGTGTTTCTTCTTCAGGTAATCAAACAGTTCCTCAAAACGAATCAGGCAAGAAAAAACGTAATCTTCCAGGGATGCCAG ATCCCAATGCAGAGGTAATTGCTTTGTCACCTAAAACTTTGCTGGCGACGAACAGATTTGTTTGCGAAATTTGCAGTAAAGGGTTTCAAAGAGACCAGAATTTGCAGCTTCATAGAAGAGGTCATAATTTGCCATGGAAGCTGAGGCAAAGATCAAGTAATGAGGTGAAGAAAAGAGTATATGTTTGCCCTGAAACCACTTGTGTTCATCATGATCCTTCAAGGGCATTGGGTGATTTGACTGGaattaaaaaacatttttgcCGTAAACATGGTGAGAAAAAGTGGAGATGTGATAAGTGCTCCAAGAAATATGCTGTTCAGTCTGATTTAAAAGCTCATTCAAAGATTTGTGGTACCAGAGAGTATAAATGTGATTGTGGCACTTTATTTTCAAG GAGGGATAGCTTTATCACACACAGGGCATTTTGTGATGCATTAGCTCAAGAAAGTGCAAAAGTACTGCCAGAGAAACATCCTAATGCCAATGAGGAGCCGAACAAACGAGTTGTTGCTTCAGCATCACCACCGTCAACACCGCCAGCGCGATCACCTGCCACCGAGtctcaaccaccaccaccacccccaccaGCAGCTCTTCTTCCACCGGCAGCTCCAAAGCCTTTAATAACACCTGCAATTCCACCGTCAACTTCCGTAATGTCATTTGTTTCCTCTGTTCAGAATCCAG AGTTGCGGGagaatccaaatccaaattctGCTGGAACTGCTACCAAACAGGTTATAGAGGAAACAGCAGCGGTAGCAAGCAGTAGTAGCTCTTGTAGTAATGTAAGTACTACTAGCAATAGTGTTTTCGGAAGCTTGTTTGCTTCATCAACAGCTTCGGGAAGTTTGCCATCTCAAGCGCCTGGTTTTCCTGATATGTTTCGAGCCATGGCTCCTGAGATGGCACCACCTTCATCTACAGAACCAATATCTCTCTGCCTAGCAATGAGTCACGGTTCGTCAATTTTTAGACAAGCTGGTCAAGAACGGAGGCAATATGCTCCAGCACCACAACCAGCCATGTCAGCAACAGCATTACTGCAGAAGGCAGCTCAGATGGGTGCAGCAGCGACCAGCTCATCGTTGTTGAGGGGCTTTGGCGTTATGTCCTCCAACGCATCGTCTTCCAATGGGCAGCAAGAATGGAGTGGGAGACCAATTGATACCGATGCAGGTCTTGGCCTTGGACTGCCATGTGATGCTGGTTCTGGTCTGAAGGAATTAATGTTGGGAACTCCTTCTGTTTTTGGTCCCAAGCATCCTACTCTTGACCTTCTTGGATTGGGGATGGCAGCTAGTGTCGGTCCAACACCTGGATTATCTGCCCTAATAATGGGAAGTAATCTCGACATGGCGACTGCAGCAGGATCTTTTGGTAGTGGAGATTTCAGTGGGAAAGACTtgggaagaaattcatga
- the LOC132046586 gene encoding serine/threonine-protein kinase STY13, with amino-acid sequence MVDTKDFLNLESSLSNPFGNFSDGDDFSAQNVVSIDKKLLIDLHQLSIGPMISDGPYSVVYEGLYKSMPVAIKIIQPDMSANVSPERKEKFQREVTLLSKVKHDNIVKFIGASMEPTLMLVTELMRGGTLQKYLWSTRPHCPDLKLSLSFALGISRAMEYLHSVGIIHRDLKPSNLLLTEDKTIVKLADFGLAREEADSEMTTEAGTYRWMAPEMFSVEPIKVGMKKYYNHKVDVYSFSMILWELLTNSTPFKGRSNIMVAYATATKLRPSMDNIPREIEPLLSSGWAEDPAERPEFEQISDFLANVLRNVCASQTSSPNMFETEHPTGKGLVNSPVMNCLMDKGAENSKKKNRSSCCCFMSAYNDSL; translated from the exons ATGGTGGATACTAAAGATTTTCTCAATCTTGAATCTTCACTTTCTAACCCTTTTGGGAATTTTTCTGATGGTGATGATTTTTCTGCTCAAAATGTTGTTAGCATTGATAAGAAGCTACTTATTGATTTACACCAGCTTTCTATTGGTCCTATGATCAGTGATGGTCCTTATTCTGTTGTTTATGAAGGATT ATATAAATCCATGCCTGttgcaataaaaataatacaACCAGACATGTCGGCAAATGTGAGTCCCGAGCGGAAAGAGAAATTCCAGAGGGAGGTCACTTTACTATCTAAAGTGAAGCATGACAATATTGTGAAG TTTATTGGTGCCTCTATGGAACCAACATTGATGTTAGTTACAGAGCTAATGAGAGGTGGCACTCTTCAGAAGTACTTGTGGAGCACCCGACCACATTGTccagatttgaaactttctctcAGTTTTGCATTGGGAATCTCTCGAGCAATGGAGTATTTACATTCAGTTGGCATTATTCACCGCGACTTGAAGCCAA GTAATTTACTCCTCACAGAAgacaagacaatagttaaactAGCTGACTTTGGGTTAGCTAGGGAGGAGGCTGACTCTGAAATGACAACAGAAGCTGGTACATACCGCTGGATGGCTCCGGAG ATGTTCAGCGTTGAACCAATTAAAGTTGGAATGAAGAAATACTACAATCATAAAGTGGATGTCTACAGTTTCTCAATGATCCTGTGGGAGCTGCTCACCAACAGCACTCCGTTTAAGGGAAGAAGCAACATTATGGTGGCATATGCTACAGCTACG AAACTGCGTCCCAGCATGGATAATATTCCGAGGGAAATAGAACCCCTTCTTAGCTCTGGCTGGGCAGAGGATCCAGCAGAACGGCCAGAATTTGAGCAAATATCAGATTTCCTTGCAAACGTTCTTCGCAATGTGTGTGCCTCACAGACTTCTTCTCCAAATATGTTTGAGACGGAGCATCCCACAGGCAAAGGGTTGGTCAATTCTCCTGTCATGAATTGTTTGATGGACAAGGGTGCAGAAAATAGCAAGAAAAAAAACAGGAgttcatgttgttgcttcatgaGTGCCTATAATGATTCTCTCTGA